One window of the Populus nigra chromosome 4, ddPopNigr1.1, whole genome shotgun sequence genome contains the following:
- the LOC133691871 gene encoding WRKY transcription factor 71-like isoform X2 has protein sequence MSNEKEDPYNYDPFYYNIQHRTNRPVSVFPFFNDNNLSVYNQQAPTQSLQGFNDPPYMSFTDCLHGSVDHYNTLSRALNVSCSSSEVISPIEDGPKKTGAGELSAATYENLPSTPNSSISNSSSNDGATEEDSGKIKKDKQPKESEDGDGDAKKVSKTKKKEKRQKEPRFAFLTKSEIDNLEDGYRWRKYGQKAVKNSPYPRSYYRCTSQKCTVKKRVERSFQDPSVVITTYEGQHNHHCPATLRGNATGMLPPSLLASTSIGQSFPQDLLTRLLPASNQQGDQTSMFYHSLAPQNQQLQQHQLYSPDYGLLQDLVPSFIHKQQP, from the exons ATGTCAAATGAAAAGGAGGATCCATACAATTACGATCCCTTTTACTACAATATTCAGCACCGAACCAACCGGCCGGTGTCGGTGTTTCCATTCTTCAATGACAACAATCTCTCCGTGTACAATCAACAAGCACCCACACAAAGCTTACAAGGGTTTAACGATCCCCCGTATATGAGCTTCACCGACTGTTTACATGGCTCCGTGGATCACTATAACACCTTATCGAGAGCTCTCAACGTGTCTTGCTCGTCATCTGAGGTAATTAGTCCCATTGAAGACGGTCCAAAGAAAACTGGTGCTGGAGAATTATCAGCAGCTACTTATGAAAACCTACCATCCACTCCGAATTCCTCCATATCTAATTCTTCTTCTAATGATGGAGCAACCGAAGAAGACTCTGGGAAGATCAAGAAAGATAAGCAGCCAAAAGAGAGTGAAGATGGGGATGGGGATGCTAAGAAAGT GAGCAAgacaaaaaagaaggagaaacgGCAAAAGGAGCCACGGTTTGCCTTCTTGACAAAGAGTGAAATTGATAATCTTGAAGATGGATATAGATGGAGAAAGTATGGTCAGAAGGCCGTGAAGAATAGCCCTTATCCAAG AAGTTATTACAGATGCACCAGTCAAAAATGCACGGTTAAGAAACGTGTGGAAAGATCATTCCAAGACCCATCAGTTGTCATCACCACGTATGAAGGGCAGCATAACCATCACTGTCCAGCAACTCTTCGAGGTAATGCTACTGGAATGCTACCACCTTCCCTTCTGGCATCGACATCAATAGGGCAGAGCTTTCCTCAGGATCTCCTGACTCGCTTACTACCAGCGAGTAACCAACAAGGCGACCAAACTTCGATGTTCTATCACAGCCTTGCTCCACAGAATCAGCAGCTGCAGCAGCACCAGCTCTATTCTCCTGATTATGGCCTTTTGCAAGATTTAGTTCCCTCCTTCATCCACAAGCAACAGCCATGA
- the LOC133691871 gene encoding WRKY transcription factor 28-like isoform X1, which yields MSNEKEDPYNYDPFYYNIQHRTNRPVSVFPFFNDNNLSVYNQQAPTQSLQGFNDPPYMSFTDCLHGSVDHYNTLSRALNVSCSSSEVISPIEDGPKKTGAGELSAATYENLPSTPNSSISNSSSNDGATEEDSGKIKKDKQPKESEDGDGDAKKVSKTKKKEKRQKEPRFAFLTKSEIDNLEDGYRWRKYGQKAVKNSPYPRSFCSITHTHMHPSYYRCTSQKCTVKKRVERSFQDPSVVITTYEGQHNHHCPATLRGNATGMLPPSLLASTSIGQSFPQDLLTRLLPASNQQGDQTSMFYHSLAPQNQQLQQHQLYSPDYGLLQDLVPSFIHKQQP from the exons ATGTCAAATGAAAAGGAGGATCCATACAATTACGATCCCTTTTACTACAATATTCAGCACCGAACCAACCGGCCGGTGTCGGTGTTTCCATTCTTCAATGACAACAATCTCTCCGTGTACAATCAACAAGCACCCACACAAAGCTTACAAGGGTTTAACGATCCCCCGTATATGAGCTTCACCGACTGTTTACATGGCTCCGTGGATCACTATAACACCTTATCGAGAGCTCTCAACGTGTCTTGCTCGTCATCTGAGGTAATTAGTCCCATTGAAGACGGTCCAAAGAAAACTGGTGCTGGAGAATTATCAGCAGCTACTTATGAAAACCTACCATCCACTCCGAATTCCTCCATATCTAATTCTTCTTCTAATGATGGAGCAACCGAAGAAGACTCTGGGAAGATCAAGAAAGATAAGCAGCCAAAAGAGAGTGAAGATGGGGATGGGGATGCTAAGAAAGT GAGCAAgacaaaaaagaaggagaaacgGCAAAAGGAGCCACGGTTTGCCTTCTTGACAAAGAGTGAAATTGATAATCTTGAAGATGGATATAGATGGAGAAAGTATGGTCAGAAGGCCGTGAAGAATAGCCCTTATCCAAGGTCATTTTGCtcaatcacacacacacatatgcaTCC AAGTTATTACAGATGCACCAGTCAAAAATGCACGGTTAAGAAACGTGTGGAAAGATCATTCCAAGACCCATCAGTTGTCATCACCACGTATGAAGGGCAGCATAACCATCACTGTCCAGCAACTCTTCGAGGTAATGCTACTGGAATGCTACCACCTTCCCTTCTGGCATCGACATCAATAGGGCAGAGCTTTCCTCAGGATCTCCTGACTCGCTTACTACCAGCGAGTAACCAACAAGGCGACCAAACTTCGATGTTCTATCACAGCCTTGCTCCACAGAATCAGCAGCTGCAGCAGCACCAGCTCTATTCTCCTGATTATGGCCTTTTGCAAGATTTAGTTCCCTCCTTCATCCACAAGCAACAGCCATGA